One part of the Aliivibrio fischeri ATCC 7744 = JCM 18803 = DSM 507 genome encodes these proteins:
- the argF gene encoding ornithine carbamoyltransferase, which translates to MAFNLRNRNFLKLLDFTPKEIAHLLELSAELKKAKYSGYEQPRLVGKNIALIFEKSSTRTRCAFEVAAFDQGAKVTYLGPSGSQIGHKESMKDTARVLGRMYDGIEYRGFGQTIVEELGQYAGVPVWNGLTDEFHPTQILADFLTMQEYANGKQLNQITFAYLGDARNNMGNSLMVGAAKMGMEIRLVAPKQFWPEEELVAQCQEIALQTGAKIVLTDEVTEGVKGCDFLYTDVWVSMGEAPEAWDERVALMTPYQINMDVIKATENPNVKFMHCLPAFHNDETTLGKEIAEKYGMNGLEVTEDVFESEYSIVFDEAENRMHTIKAVMVATLGS; encoded by the coding sequence ATGGCTTTTAATTTACGTAATAGAAACTTTTTAAAACTATTAGATTTCACCCCTAAAGAGATCGCCCATCTACTTGAGTTATCTGCTGAACTGAAAAAAGCAAAATACTCAGGTTATGAACAACCTCGTTTAGTTGGAAAAAACATTGCGTTAATTTTTGAGAAGTCATCAACACGTACTCGCTGTGCCTTTGAAGTTGCAGCCTTTGATCAAGGAGCTAAAGTCACTTACCTTGGACCTTCAGGCTCCCAGATTGGTCATAAAGAATCTATGAAGGATACAGCTCGAGTACTAGGTCGCATGTACGATGGCATTGAATATCGTGGTTTTGGTCAAACGATTGTTGAAGAATTAGGTCAATATGCAGGAGTACCTGTATGGAACGGATTAACGGATGAATTCCATCCGACTCAAATCTTGGCTGATTTTCTAACAATGCAAGAATATGCAAATGGAAAGCAGCTTAACCAAATTACGTTTGCCTACCTTGGTGATGCTCGCAACAACATGGGGAATTCTCTAATGGTTGGAGCAGCAAAAATGGGAATGGAAATTCGCCTTGTTGCACCAAAACAGTTCTGGCCTGAAGAAGAGCTAGTTGCTCAATGCCAAGAAATTGCATTACAAACTGGTGCAAAAATTGTGTTAACTGACGAGGTTACAGAAGGCGTTAAAGGTTGTGACTTCCTTTATACCGATGTGTGGGTTTCGATGGGTGAAGCACCTGAAGCTTGGGATGAGCGCGTTGCTTTAATGACTCCTTATCAAATCAATATGGATGTTATCAAAGCCACTGAAAACCCTAATGTAAAATTCATGCACTGCTTACCGGCTTTTCATAATGATGAAACGACACTTGGTAAAGAGATTGCCGAGAAGTACGGTATGAATGGCTTAGAAGTTACAGAAGATGTCTTTGAATCTGAGTATTCCATTGTTTTTGATGAAGCAGAAAACCGTATGCATACAATTAAAGCGGTTATGGTTGCAACACTTGGTAGTTAA
- the arcA gene encoding arginine deiminase translates to MNKLFVGSEIGQLRRVILHRPERALSHLTPTNCHNLLFDDVLSVEKALLEHDQFVKTLKNQGVDVLLLQDLLEQTLENPEAKEWLLRHQISHYRFGPTFANQIRAFLLEHSNKELASILLGGLAFIELPFKAPSMLQQLSDPFDFVIDPLPNHLFTRDTSCWIYGGVSINPMAKAARKRESNHLRAIYRWHPLFSNQDFARYFEDENRYYDNATIEGGDVLVIGKGNVLVGISERTTPQGIENLAKQLFRTHQAKQVIAIKLPEDRSCMHLDTVMTHMDHNVFSVYPRVIDKNMGCWSITPCGEQHLDIKEMPNFQNVLMSALELDNLNIITTGGDSYEAEREQWHDANNVLTIKPGVVVAYERNTYTNEKYDKAGIHVLPITGDELGRGRGGARCMSCPIERDGI, encoded by the coding sequence ATGAATAAATTATTTGTTGGCTCTGAAATTGGTCAACTACGCCGTGTTATTCTTCATCGTCCTGAACGAGCACTCAGTCATTTAACTCCAACTAATTGTCACAACTTACTTTTTGATGATGTGCTATCAGTAGAAAAAGCCCTTTTAGAGCACGACCAATTTGTTAAAACCTTGAAAAACCAAGGCGTCGATGTACTCTTACTTCAGGATTTATTAGAACAAACATTAGAAAATCCAGAAGCAAAAGAGTGGCTTCTTAGACATCAAATTTCACACTATCGATTCGGTCCTACTTTCGCCAATCAAATCCGAGCTTTCTTACTTGAGCATAGCAATAAAGAGCTAGCTTCTATTTTATTGGGAGGTTTAGCTTTCATTGAACTTCCGTTTAAAGCACCTTCTATGCTTCAACAATTAAGTGATCCATTTGATTTTGTCATCGACCCATTACCAAATCATTTGTTTACTCGCGACACCTCATGTTGGATTTATGGTGGTGTATCAATTAACCCTATGGCGAAGGCTGCTCGTAAAAGAGAATCCAATCATTTAAGAGCCATCTATCGTTGGCATCCACTTTTTTCCAATCAAGATTTTGCACGTTATTTTGAAGATGAAAACCGCTATTACGATAATGCAACCATTGAAGGTGGGGATGTTTTGGTTATTGGTAAAGGGAATGTATTAGTCGGTATCTCTGAGCGCACAACTCCTCAAGGCATTGAAAACTTAGCCAAACAACTGTTTAGAACCCATCAAGCAAAACAAGTCATTGCCATTAAATTACCCGAAGACCGTTCATGCATGCATCTAGATACAGTAATGACGCATATGGATCACAACGTTTTTTCTGTTTACCCAAGAGTCATTGATAAAAATATGGGGTGCTGGTCAATCACCCCTTGTGGAGAGCAGCATTTAGATATTAAAGAAATGCCTAATTTCCAAAATGTATTAATGTCAGCATTAGAATTGGATAACTTAAATATTATTACAACGGGTGGGGATAGCTATGAAGCTGAGCGTGAACAATGGCACGATGCAAATAATGTTTTAACCATTAAACCCGGTGTTGTGGTTGCTTATGAACGAAACACCTACACCAATGAGAAATACGACAAAGCAGGTATTCATGTCCTTCCTATTACCGGTGATGAGTTAGGGCGAGGTCGTGGAGGCGCTAGGTGCATGAGTTGTCCAATAGAAAGAGACGGTATTTAA
- the rraB gene encoding ribonuclease E inhibitor RraB codes for MSQEDEYLSVEQFLELQKAETREIIESLKADGSEPDALYAIEHHLMAEDFKALENAVVEAFKMGFEVLEAEELEDEDGAKILCCDAVMDSALDAEVIDAQVEKLVNLAEKYDIIYDGWGTYYEGEDAEYDVIEDGDED; via the coding sequence ATGTCTCAAGAAGATGAATATCTATCGGTTGAACAATTTCTTGAATTACAAAAAGCAGAAACTCGTGAAATTATCGAGTCGCTAAAAGCCGATGGTAGTGAGCCTGATGCACTGTATGCGATTGAGCACCATTTAATGGCTGAAGATTTTAAAGCACTTGAAAATGCAGTTGTTGAAGCATTTAAAATGGGCTTTGAAGTATTAGAAGCTGAAGAGCTAGAAGATGAAGATGGTGCTAAAATCTTATGTTGTGATGCCGTGATGGATTCGGCATTAGACGCAGAAGTAATCGATGCTCAAGTTGAAAAGTTAGTAAATCTTGCTGAAAAGTACGACATCATTTATGACGGTTGGGGTACTTACTACGAAGGCGAAGATGCTGAGTACGATGTGATTGAAGATGGTGATGAAGATTAA